The DNA region GTAACATCCACTGTACGGACATCTCCATAGTAATCATAGCCCCAAACGGTTTGAAGCAAGTGTTCTCTCGTCATTACTTGTCCAATATGTTTTGCAAGATAATAAAGCAACTCAAATTCCCTGTGGGTTAACTCAATTGTCTCGCCGCGCTTGGAGACGACATAAGCATTAGGATGTATCACAAGCAAACCTACTTCAATTTCATTCGATTCATTTTCAGCTTCAGGCTGGGATACGATTACCTGGTGACGCCTTAAATTTGCTTTTACCCTCGCAATTAATTCCCTGGTGCTAAAGGGCTTCGTCACATAATCATCCGCCCCAAGCTCCAAACCTAATACTTTATCAATTTCTGAGTCCTTTGCGGTCAACATAATGATTGGCATTTCATACTTTTTCCGTACTTCACGGCAAACTTCCATTCCATCTTTTAACGGCAGCATAATATCCAATAGGATTAAGTCTGGTTGAATTTCTTCTACCATTGTTATTGCTTCATTTCCATCGTAGGCACAATAAACATCGTAGCCTTCTTTTTTTAGGTTAAACTGCAATATGTCTGCAATTGGTTTTTCATCATCTACAACAAGAATTTTCTTTTCCATTACATTGCTCCTTTTTAAAATAATCTATTTGATTAACAATATAAAAAGCAAATCTACTCTAATTACTTTACCATTGTTTTAGCCTTAATTCATCTATTAGAAGTATTAGTAAAAAGTGGTGTAAGCTTTCAGTATTGTGGAGTCTGCAAATCGTTGGGATCCTATTTTAAACAGAAACCAAAATATAAAAGAGTCCCCAGCAGTTAAACTAGAGACTCTCTTTATCATATTTCCTTATTTTCCTACATATGAAAGCGGATTTTGGTTTACTCCACCTTTAAATACTTCAAAATGCAAATGGATTCCAGTAGAGTTTCCTGTTGTGCCCATAACTCCAATATGTGATCCCTTTGAAACTGTTTGTCCTACACTCACATCAATTGAAGATAAATGTGCATAAAGTGTCCGTAATCCATTTTGATGATCAATGATAATTTTATTTCCATACGCTCCACTATAACCAGCAGATACAACGACACCATTATCGGCAGCCTTTATTGTACGATTGCTTGGTCTGGCAATATCGATTCCTTTGTGCATACTGCCCCATCTATAACCCATCTCGCTAGAAATATAACCGCCTACCGTTGGCCATGCAAGGCTGCCGCTGCCGCGGGAAGGTATGACCTTGGTACCCATGACTACAATATGATCAACTGGCTGTTGAAGAACTGTCTCACTTGCTACCTCTTTTTTAATTATATTCCCATTTTTTTCTGAGATAGCAAATGTAACTGAACGGGAACCATTTTTACCTTCTTGTTTTACTTTGGTTTCACCCTTAGGCATTGTAGAGTCATTCTCGACTTCTTTTGTAAATGGAATGTCCTCTTTTTGATTCATTTCTTTAGTGACAATAACTTCAATATATGGCTTTAGTGCTGTAATATTTACTTCCTGGCCGATTTTTAACACAGTATCTTCTTTAATATCTGGATTCAATACCAATAACTCTTCAAGCTTTAAACCATTATCATTTGCTACTGAACCTAGAACATCACCCTCTTTTACAACATACTTCTTTTCTTCTAAAGTGCCCTTTTGTAAAAGTGTGATGGCTTCATCTACAGATACTATTTTTTCTGGTTCTATTTTTTCTGCTTGAACTGCAACATTTTCAGATAAAACGACGTCTAATAGACGAGTTTCATTTTCCTTTAGTGCTGGTAAAGTATTAGACGTTGAAGCTTTTCTAGCTTCAAGTTCTGTTAATTGCTCTGCTGTTACATATTTAAGTTTGAGATTTCTAACAACCTCTTCAGCTGTTTCTCTACTATCTAAATAGACAACTGGTTTACCATCAATAACGATAGCAGAAGCTTCTGCTTGGAATTGAATAGCTTTCTCAAGATTATCAACTGCTTCTAGATTATTTGCTGTTGAATGGAATACCTGTTCAGAAATATATTCGACTTGAGGAGCAATCTGCAAATTGACATCCTTATGAGTTTCCTTTAATGTCTCGGCTTTTTCAGTAATAATAGTATCAACAACTTCTTTATTTGAAACGGTTCCAATATATGTTTCGTTAAGGTATACATAATAAACAGTTGTTAGTTTGAAATTGCTAGCTGCACTTGCTGGAATATTGCTAAATGCAAATGTCGAAGCAGCTAACGTGGTAATAATAGCCATTTTTAGAGATCGTCTTTTCGTTAATTTACTTGATTTTTTTCCTCTATTTAAAAATAACATTGGAATCCTCCTAAATTACAGAAACAACTCTCTTAAATTAGTACTTTATATCTATAAAAGAATTTCCCTACTTTTTTATCCTCTATTACTTTACCATATTTCATTCTAAATAGACGAAAAGTCTCGATAATGTAACAAAAATGTATAATACCTGACATTTTCCTACAAAAATAGTGGAAAGAAATAGGTCGAATCTCTCACTTTTTAAGGATATTTCCCATACAATATTAGAAATAATCCCCTATTATACCAACATTTCTACTAATTTCGACAACCTGATGCAATTCTTTACAAGACCTTACAGTATTTGCAGTATATCTTCGAAAAAACCGAATTTTTGTTACAGTAATATTACAATGTTACACAATAAAAAAAGAAGCTTACAAATGCAAGCTTCTTTTTGGGATGGCGCAGGACGGAATCGAACCGCCGACACAAGGATTTTCAGTCCTTTGCTCTACCGACTGAGCTACTGAGCCATATTATTAAATGTTTCCTAAACCCTTATTCCAATCAGACACTTTGCTCAAAAGAACTTCCGTTCTTTCTCGCAGATTGCCGCAGAAGCAAATCCAGTGATGTGAGCAATCTGCTCTACCGACTGAGCTACTGAGCCATGATTAATATTGTTTCCTAAACTTTTACTGAGCCATTTATAATTTTTTTAAAAAAATGGCGGTCCGGACGGGACTCGAACCCGCGACCTCCTGCGTGACAGGCAGGCATTCTAACCAACTGAACTACCGGACCAATTGCGGGGACAGGATTTGAACCTGCGACCTTCGGGTTATGAGCCCGACGAGCTACCGGACTGCTCCACCCCGCGACAATAATATTAATAAAGTTTTGTCTATGCTCATAGCTAGTATGGACTGTATCAATCTCAGAAAGACTAACCAAGCAGCAACTTAGTGAACCTTGAACATATCAAGTTATCGTCGCCCCGATTTAAGTAAGCTAATTCAAGATGTAAGCTCAATCGGTGCGCTGTAGATTATTCGAAGAAGTTTATTCGAACGTGCTCCACCCCGCGACAATAATATTAATAAAATAATGGTGACCCCTACGGGATTCGAACCCGTGTTACCTCCGTGAAAGGGAGGTGTCTTAACCACTTGACCAAGGGGCCATTTAAATTGAAAGTTATTTTGCAAATGCAAAGAACTTTGGTGAGCCATGAAGGATTCGAACCTTCGACCCTCTGATTAAAAGTCAGATGCTCTACCAACTGAGCTAATGGCTCGACACATTAAATTATTTCCTAATCTTATATTTCTGTAAGTCGGATGTTCCGTTTACATCTTTCCAAGACGTAAACTGCACAACTCGAAGCTAATTCACGAGGCAATGCTCGTTGCTCTATCAACTGAGCTAATGGCTCGACACATAAATTGTTTCCGTTTGTGACGACGCTTTTTATAATAGCATGGATGATAGAGAATAAGCAACTCTTTTTTAAAATTTATTTATATAAAATAATAAGTCCTCGCTTTGAGGACTTATTATTTTCCTTAAATTTGTCTCCAAGGACTGCGAACCACATTTGTTTGATTACGGTCTGGACCGACAGAGAATGTCGTTAATGGAATACCTGTAAGCTGGGTTACACGTTCCACGTAGTGGCGTGCGTTTTCAGGCAGATCATCTAAGGACTTACATGTAGTGATATCCTCAGGCCAGCCTGGCAGTTCCTCATATACAGGTTCACATTCTGCCAAAACCTTTAGGCTAGCAGGATATTCGGTGATTAGTTCACCCTTATAGCGATAAGCCGTACAAATCTTCACTGTCTCAAGACCTGATAAGACATCGATAGAATTAAGTGAAAGGTCTGTTAAGCCGCTTACCCGACGTGCATGCCGGACAACGACACTGTCAAACCATCCAATTCGGCGAGGACGGCCAGTTGTCGTTCCATATTCACGTCCCACTTCACGGATACGATTTCCTATCTCATCATGCAATTCAGTTGGGAACGGACCATCACCAACCCTTGAGGTGTAAGCTTTACAAACTCCAACGACATGGGTGATTTTCGATGGGCCAACACCTGAACCGATCGTCACTCCGCCAGCAACGGGATTAGAAGAGGTTACAAATGGATACGTACCCTGGTCGATATCTAACATTACACCCTGTGCCCCTTCAAAAAGAACACGTTTGCCCTCATCCAACGCATCATTCAATACTACAGAAGTATCACAAACATACTGTTTAATTTGTTGGCCATATTCATAATATTCTTCGAGGATCTCTTCTTTCGTAAAACCTGTGGTCTCGTAGATTCGTTCGAACAGACGATTTTTCTCAGCAAGGTTCCGTTCAAGCTTTTCTTCAAACACATCATGTTCAAGTAGATCAGCAATTCTTATACCAACACGGGCTGCTTTATCCATATAAGCTGGACCAATTCCTTTTTTGGTTGTCCCAATCTTATTCGCACCCTTACTTTCTTCTTCTACAGCATCAAGTTTTAAATGGTAAGGAAGAATCACATGTGCTCGATTGCTTATGCGAAGATTATCTGTTGTAATTCCTTTTTCATGTAAGTAAGCTAATTCTTGTACAAGTGCCTTTGGATCAACAACCATTCCGTTTCCAATGACACAAATTTTCTCTTTATAAAATATTCCCGATGGAATTAAGTGCAATTTGTAGGTTTCACCGTTAAACTTTATCGTGTGACCAGCATTATTGCCCCCTTGATAACGAGCAATCGCCTCTGCGTTTTCTGATAGGAAATCTGTAATTTTCCCTTTTCCTTCGTCTCCCCATTGTGTACCAACAACTACGACTGATGACATTAAGGCACCTCCAAAAGTTATGCGTTCATTTAAATATATAAATCCACTCACTATTTTAACAATTTTATGATAAAAAAGTCAACTAAACACGAACATTATATATTAATTTATTAATATATGTTCGTAAAATAGTAATATTTGAATCTATTAATACTCTTCATTGTAAAACTGGGTAATTTTTCATAAAATTAGTATGTTGTTAATAAATAAATAGGATAGGATGTGCAGTATGAAACTAAAAGAGCGCTTGGAACCCACTGAATTAGTAATTTTCAGAAGTTTGAATGGGAGAATGGTATTATCTGAAAAGGATAAAATTTACTATTTATTCTTGAAAAGGGCTTCAAAGGTGAACTGAATAGTGACTTATGGTTAGAGGGACTCTCAAAAAATTGGCTTATTATTCATGACTTAATGCTTGAATGTAACTACTCATTTTTCCAAATTGATACCTTGCTTCTTTCCTACGATACACTCTACCCCTTAGAAGTTAAAAATTATGAAGGTGATTTTATTATCGAAGGTGATAGGTGGTGTACCGTTTCAAAAAGGGATATTAAGAATCCAATTAATCAGATGGAACGTACTGAATCCTTATTCCGACAATTACTTCAAAGTCTTGGTTATAAGTTCCCTATTCAATCATACCTTATCTTCATTAACCCCGAATTCCACTTATATCATGCCCCACCAAACCCTTCAATTATTTTTCCAGCACAGCTTACTCGCTTTTTGAAGAAGCTAAACACGAAGACTACAAAAGTGAATCAAAGGATTTTAACATTAGCTGAAAAGTTAATTGCTCTTCATACTACAGAGTCCCCCTACACCAAGTTACCTCCATATAGCTATGAAAAACTAGATAAAGGTCCCCTTTGTCCAAAGTGTTATTCATTATATACAAATTTAGTTGATGAAATATTGTCGTGTACAAATTGCGGCTTCAACGAAGATGACATTGATGTAGCAATATTACGTAGTGTTGCGGAATATAAATTACTTTTTCCTGAAAGGAAAATAACTACAAAAGCAATTCATGATTGGTGTAGCATTATTAAATCAAAGAAAACAATTCGAAGAGTTCTTT from Neobacillus sp. FSL H8-0543 includes:
- the yycF gene encoding response regulator YycF, which gives rise to MEKKILVVDDEKPIADILQFNLKKEGYDVYCAYDGNEAITMVEEIQPDLILLDIMLPLKDGMEVCREVRKKYEMPIIMLTAKDSEIDKVLGLELGADDYVTKPFSTRELIARVKANLRRHQVIVSQPEAENESNEIEVGLLVIHPNAYVVSKRGETIELTHREFELLYYLAKHIGQVMTREHLLQTVWGYDYYGDVRTVDVTVRRLREKIEDNPSHPTWIITRRGVGYYLRNPEQE
- a CDS encoding M23 family metallopeptidase codes for the protein MLFLNRGKKSSKLTKRRSLKMAIITTLAASTFAFSNIPASAASNFKLTTVYYVYLNETYIGTVSNKEVVDTIITEKAETLKETHKDVNLQIAPQVEYISEQVFHSTANNLEAVDNLEKAIQFQAEASAIVIDGKPVVYLDSRETAEEVVRNLKLKYVTAEQLTELEARKASTSNTLPALKENETRLLDVVLSENVAVQAEKIEPEKIVSVDEAITLLQKGTLEEKKYVVKEGDVLGSVANDNGLKLEELLVLNPDIKEDTVLKIGQEVNITALKPYIEVIVTKEMNQKEDIPFTKEVENDSTMPKGETKVKQEGKNGSRSVTFAISEKNGNIIKKEVASETVLQQPVDHIVVMGTKVIPSRGSGSLAWPTVGGYISSEMGYRWGSMHKGIDIARPSNRTIKAADNGVVVSAGYSGAYGNKIIIDHQNGLRTLYAHLSSIDVSVGQTVSKGSHIGVMGTTGNSTGIHLHFEVFKGGVNQNPLSYVGK
- a CDS encoding adenylosuccinate synthase, translating into MSSVVVVGTQWGDEGKGKITDFLSENAEAIARYQGGNNAGHTIKFNGETYKLHLIPSGIFYKEKICVIGNGMVVDPKALVQELAYLHEKGITTDNLRISNRAHVILPYHLKLDAVEEESKGANKIGTTKKGIGPAYMDKAARVGIRIADLLEHDVFEEKLERNLAEKNRLFERIYETTGFTKEEILEEYYEYGQQIKQYVCDTSVVLNDALDEGKRVLFEGAQGVMLDIDQGTYPFVTSSNPVAGGVTIGSGVGPSKITHVVGVCKAYTSRVGDGPFPTELHDEIGNRIREVGREYGTTTGRPRRIGWFDSVVVRHARRVSGLTDLSLNSIDVLSGLETVKICTAYRYKGELITEYPASLKVLAECEPVYEELPGWPEDITTCKSLDDLPENARHYVERVTQLTGIPLTTFSVGPDRNQTNVVRSPWRQI
- a CDS encoding nuclease-related domain-containing protein; this encodes MLEKGFKGELNSDLWLEGLSKNWLIIHDLMLECNYSFFQIDTLLLSYDTLYPLEVKNYEGDFIIEGDRWCTVSKRDIKNPINQMERTESLFRQLLQSLGYKFPIQSYLIFINPEFHLYHAPPNPSIIFPAQLTRFLKKLNTKTTKVNQRILTLAEKLIALHTTESPYTKLPPYSYEKLDKGPLCPKCYSLYTNLVDEILSCTNCGFNEDDIDVAILRSVAEYKLLFPERKITTKAIHDWCSIIKSKKTIRRVLSKNFLLVGHGKSAKFVSPVIDN